In Amycolatopsis methanolica 239, a single genomic region encodes these proteins:
- the gyrB gene encoding DNA topoisomerase (ATP-hydrolyzing) subunit B, with product MAAQQNDYNASSITVLEGLEAVRKRPGMYIGSTGERGLHHLIWEVVDNSVDEAMAGYATKVEVTLLADGGVRVVDDGRGIPVEEHPVHKKSTLEIVHTVLHAGGKFDSESYAVSGGLHGVGVSVVNALSRALDVEVSRDGKKWRQHYDHSKPGALEEVGPAEGTGTSTTFWADPDIFETTTYNAETVSRRLQEMAFLNKGLSITLRDERVTEAETEADVDGKQARVKERVYHYPGGLEDFVKHINGSKDPIHSSIICFDAKGDGLEVEVAMQWNNSFTPSVHTFANTINTHEGGTHEEGFRAALTRVVNAYARDKKLLKEKDENLSGDDVREGLTAIISIKLAEPQFEGQTKTKLGNSEAKSFVQSKTNEWLSDWFERNPAEAKTIINKALSSAQARMAARRARDLVRRKGALEIGGLPGKLKDCQSTNPEECELYIVEGDSAGGSAKEGRESRFQAILPIRGKIINVEKARIDRVLKNNEVQSLITALGTGIHDDFDLSKLRYHKIVLMADADVDGQHIRTLLLTLLFRFMRPLIEHGHVYLAQPPLYKIKWPRSEPEYAYSDKERDGLLAAGAEAGRKLPKEDGIQRYKGLGEMNAEELWETTMDPSRRLLLQVTLDDAAAADELFSVLMGEDVEARRSFITRNAKDVRFLDV from the coding sequence GTGGCAGCTCAGCAGAACGACTACAACGCGTCCTCCATCACGGTGCTCGAGGGTCTCGAGGCGGTCCGCAAGCGGCCAGGCATGTACATCGGTTCCACCGGTGAACGCGGTCTGCACCACCTGATCTGGGAGGTCGTGGACAACTCGGTCGACGAGGCCATGGCCGGCTACGCGACGAAGGTCGAGGTCACCCTCCTGGCCGACGGCGGCGTCCGCGTCGTCGACGACGGCCGCGGCATCCCCGTCGAGGAGCACCCGGTCCACAAGAAGTCGACGCTGGAGATCGTGCACACCGTGCTGCACGCCGGCGGCAAGTTCGACAGCGAGAGCTACGCGGTCTCCGGCGGTCTGCACGGCGTCGGCGTCTCCGTGGTCAACGCCCTGTCCAGGGCGCTCGACGTCGAGGTCTCCCGTGACGGCAAGAAGTGGCGCCAGCACTACGACCACTCCAAGCCCGGCGCGCTGGAGGAGGTCGGCCCCGCCGAGGGCACCGGCACCTCCACCACGTTCTGGGCCGACCCGGACATCTTCGAGACTACGACGTACAACGCCGAGACGGTCTCGCGCCGCCTGCAGGAGATGGCCTTCCTGAACAAGGGCCTGAGCATCACGTTGCGCGACGAGCGGGTCACCGAGGCGGAGACCGAGGCCGACGTCGACGGCAAGCAGGCGCGGGTCAAGGAGCGCGTCTACCACTACCCGGGCGGGCTCGAGGACTTCGTCAAGCACATCAACGGCTCGAAGGACCCGATCCACTCCAGCATCATCTGCTTCGACGCCAAGGGCGACGGCCTTGAGGTCGAGGTCGCGATGCAGTGGAACAACTCGTTCACGCCGTCGGTGCACACCTTCGCCAACACGATCAACACCCACGAGGGTGGGACCCACGAGGAGGGCTTCCGCGCTGCGCTGACCCGCGTGGTCAACGCATACGCGCGGGACAAGAAACTCCTCAAGGAGAAGGACGAGAACCTCTCCGGTGACGACGTGCGCGAGGGCCTGACCGCGATCATCTCGATCAAGCTGGCCGAGCCGCAGTTCGAGGGCCAGACCAAGACCAAGCTGGGCAACAGCGAGGCCAAGTCGTTCGTCCAGTCCAAGACCAACGAGTGGCTGTCCGACTGGTTCGAGCGCAACCCGGCCGAGGCCAAGACGATCATCAACAAGGCGCTGTCCAGCGCGCAGGCGCGGATGGCCGCCCGCCGGGCGCGTGACCTGGTGCGCCGCAAGGGCGCGCTGGAGATCGGCGGCCTGCCCGGCAAGCTCAAGGACTGCCAGTCGACCAACCCGGAGGAGTGCGAGCTCTACATCGTGGAGGGTGACTCCGCGGGCGGGTCGGCCAAGGAGGGGCGGGAGTCGCGGTTCCAGGCGATCCTGCCGATCCGGGGCAAGATCATCAACGTGGAGAAGGCCCGCATCGACCGGGTGCTCAAGAACAACGAGGTCCAGTCGCTGATCACCGCGCTGGGCACCGGCATCCACGACGACTTCGACCTGTCCAAGCTGCGGTACCACAAGATCGTGCTGATGGCCGACGCCGACGTCGACGGCCAGCACATCCGCACCCTGCTGCTGACGCTGCTGTTCCGGTTCATGCGCCCGCTGATCGAGCACGGCCACGTCTACCTCGCGCAGCCGCCGCTCTACAAGATCAAGTGGCCGCGGTCGGAGCCGGAGTACGCGTACTCGGACAAGGAGCGCGACGGCCTGCTCGCCGCCGGCGCCGAGGCCGGGCGGAAGCTGCCGAAGGAAGACGGCATCCAGCGGTACAAGGGTCTCGGCGAGATGAACGCCGAAGAGCTGTGGGAGACCACGATGGACCCGTCCCGCCGGCTGCTGCTGCAGGTCACGCTGGACGACGCCGCGGCGGCGGACGAGCTGTTCAGCGTTCTGATGGGCGAGGACGTCGAAGCCCGGCGCTCGTTCATCACCCGCAACGCCAAGGACGTCCGCTTCCTCGACGTGTAG
- the gyrA gene encoding DNA gyrase subunit A yields the protein MTETLPPEHDRTEPVDIQQEMQRSYIEYAMSVIVSRALPDVRDGLKPVHRRVLYSMYDSGFRPERGYNKCSRVVGDVMGNYHPHGDSAIYDALVRLAQPWSMRYPLIDGQGNFGSPGNDPAAAMRYTESRLDPLAMEMLRDIEEETVDFSPNYDGRTQEPDVLPSRIPNLLVNGTSGIAVGMATNIPPHNLREVAEGVVWALDNWEAGDDETLAALMQRIKGPDFPTKGLILGNSGIEDAYRTGRGSIRMRAVVEVEEDSRGRTTLVVTELPYQVNPDNLVENIASLVRDGKLTGIADIADESNSRRGMRIVVTLKRDAVAKVVLNNLYKHTQLQYNFGVNMLALVDGVPRTLRLDQVVRHYVKHQIEVIVRRTRFRLRKAEERAHILRGLVKALDQLDEVIALIRRSPTVDEARTGLIELLDIDEIQATAILDMQLRRLAALERQKIVDELAEIELKIADLQDILDKPERQRQIVKDELTEIVDKFGDDRRTQIIPFDGDVSVEDLIAVEDVVVTITRTGYAKRTKTDLYRSQRRGGKGVQGAQLKQDDIVQHFFVCSTHDWILFFTNKGRVYRAKAYELPEANRAARGQHVANLLAFQPDETIAQIIEIPNYEVAPYLVLATKKGLVKKTRLSEFDSNRSGGLIGINLREGDELVGAVLAGPEDDLLLVSAEGQSIRFHATDETLRPMGRPTSGVLGMRFNDGDELLALNVVKPDKFLLVATDGGYAKRTPIEDYPVQGRGGKGVLTIQHDRKRGRLVGALIVDADDELYAITSSGGVIRTPADQVRKAGRQTKGVRLINLGEGTTLLAVARNADEPSGVGNGEGNGGTEEPVSEES from the coding sequence ATGACGGAAACCTTGCCGCCGGAACACGACCGCACCGAGCCGGTCGACATCCAGCAGGAGATGCAGCGCTCGTACATCGAATACGCGATGAGCGTGATCGTGTCGCGGGCGCTGCCGGACGTGCGGGACGGCCTCAAGCCGGTGCACCGCCGCGTCCTCTACTCGATGTACGACTCCGGGTTCCGGCCCGAGCGCGGGTACAACAAGTGCTCGCGCGTGGTCGGCGACGTGATGGGCAACTACCACCCGCACGGCGACTCGGCGATCTACGACGCGCTCGTGCGACTGGCCCAGCCGTGGTCGATGCGCTACCCGCTGATCGACGGCCAGGGCAACTTCGGCTCGCCGGGCAACGACCCCGCGGCGGCCATGCGGTACACCGAGTCGCGGCTCGACCCGCTGGCCATGGAGATGCTGCGGGACATCGAAGAGGAGACCGTCGACTTCTCGCCCAACTACGACGGGCGCACGCAGGAGCCGGACGTCCTGCCGTCGCGGATCCCGAACCTGCTGGTCAACGGCACGTCGGGCATCGCGGTCGGCATGGCGACCAACATCCCGCCGCACAACCTGCGCGAGGTGGCCGAGGGCGTCGTGTGGGCGCTGGACAACTGGGAGGCCGGCGACGACGAGACGCTGGCCGCGCTCATGCAGCGCATCAAGGGCCCGGACTTCCCGACGAAGGGCCTGATCCTGGGCAACTCCGGGATCGAGGACGCTTACCGCACCGGCCGCGGTTCGATCCGGATGCGTGCGGTGGTCGAGGTCGAGGAGGACTCCCGCGGCCGCACCACCCTGGTCGTCACCGAGCTGCCCTACCAGGTCAACCCGGACAACCTGGTGGAGAACATCGCGAGCCTGGTGCGCGACGGGAAGCTGACCGGCATCGCGGACATCGCCGACGAGTCCAACAGCCGTCGCGGCATGCGGATCGTGGTCACGCTCAAGCGGGACGCGGTCGCCAAGGTCGTGCTGAACAACCTCTACAAGCACACCCAGCTGCAGTACAACTTCGGTGTCAACATGCTGGCGCTGGTCGACGGCGTGCCCCGCACGCTGCGGCTGGACCAGGTCGTCCGGCACTACGTCAAGCACCAGATCGAGGTCATCGTCCGGCGGACCCGGTTCCGCCTGCGCAAGGCCGAGGAACGCGCCCACATCCTGCGTGGTCTGGTCAAGGCGCTGGACCAGCTGGACGAGGTCATCGCGTTGATCCGCCGGTCGCCGACGGTCGACGAGGCGCGCACCGGCCTGATCGAGCTGCTGGACATCGACGAGATCCAGGCCACCGCGATCCTGGACATGCAGCTGCGCAGGCTGGCCGCCCTGGAGCGGCAGAAGATCGTCGACGAGCTGGCCGAGATCGAGCTGAAGATCGCCGACCTGCAGGACATCCTGGACAAGCCGGAGCGGCAGCGGCAGATCGTCAAGGACGAGCTGACCGAGATCGTCGACAAGTTCGGCGACGACCGGCGCACGCAGATCATCCCGTTCGACGGCGACGTGTCGGTCGAGGATCTGATCGCGGTCGAGGACGTGGTGGTCACGATCACGCGCACCGGCTACGCGAAGCGCACCAAGACCGACCTGTACCGCTCGCAGCGCCGTGGCGGCAAGGGCGTGCAGGGCGCGCAGCTCAAGCAGGACGACATCGTCCAGCACTTCTTCGTGTGCTCGACGCACGACTGGATCCTGTTCTTCACGAACAAGGGCCGCGTCTACCGCGCGAAGGCGTACGAGCTGCCCGAGGCCAACCGCGCCGCGCGCGGTCAGCACGTCGCGAACCTGCTGGCGTTCCAGCCGGACGAGACGATCGCGCAGATCATCGAGATCCCGAACTACGAGGTCGCGCCGTACCTGGTGCTGGCCACGAAGAAGGGCCTGGTCAAGAAGACGCGGTTGAGCGAGTTCGACTCGAACCGCTCCGGCGGCCTGATCGGCATCAACCTGCGCGAGGGCGACGAGCTGGTCGGTGCGGTGCTCGCCGGCCCGGAGGACGACCTGCTGCTGGTGTCGGCCGAGGGCCAGTCGATCCGCTTCCACGCCACCGACGAGACGCTGCGCCCGATGGGCCGCCCCACGTCGGGTGTGCTGGGCATGCGGTTCAACGACGGCGACGAGCTGCTCGCGCTGAACGTGGTCAAGCCGGACAAGTTCCTGCTGGTCGCGACCGACGGCGGTTACGCCAAGCGGACGCCGATCGAGGACTACCCGGTGCAGGGCCGCGGCGGCAAGGGCGTGCTGACCATCCAACACGACCGCAAGCGTGGCAGGCTGGTGGGGGCGCTCATCGTCGACGCCGACGACGAGCTCTACGCCATCACCTCCAGCGGCGGCGTCATCCGCACGCCCGCGGACCAGGTGCGCAAGGCGGGCAGGCAGACGAAGGGCGTGCGGTTGATCAACCTGGGCGAGGGGACGACTCTCCTCGCGGTCGCACGCAACGCTGATGAGCCCTCGGGCGTCGGTAATGGTGAAGGCAACGGAGGAACCGAAGAACCCGTCTCGGAAGAGAGCTAA
- a CDS encoding DUF3566 domain-containing protein: MTTPENPEQHGAQTGDAGTPPWQRLSRDAGQGTTTDPKAGGYRDGWSSEGQAEKTVLYSNGDDQPVVTGSAAQGLFGNPAARDDALSGLRGQETVSVASAGTKGRSTPSALRRPGRGPRRASLQIKRFDPWSVLKLSLVLGVALFFVWLVAVGVLYTVLDGMGVWDKLNGTYSSLVSGEGAGVTNEPLISAGRVFGIAAILGAINIVLLSALATVSAFIYNVSADLAGGLEVTLSERE, translated from the coding sequence GTGACGACACCGGAGAACCCCGAACAGCACGGTGCGCAGACCGGTGACGCGGGCACGCCGCCCTGGCAGCGGCTGAGCCGCGACGCCGGTCAGGGCACGACGACCGACCCCAAGGCCGGCGGATACCGGGACGGGTGGTCGTCGGAAGGCCAGGCCGAGAAAACTGTGCTGTACTCGAACGGTGACGACCAGCCGGTCGTCACCGGTTCGGCGGCGCAGGGTCTGTTCGGCAACCCCGCGGCGCGCGACGACGCGTTGTCAGGGTTGAGGGGGCAGGAAACGGTGAGCGTCGCCAGTGCCGGCACGAAGGGACGTTCGACGCCCAGCGCACTGCGCCGCCCCGGCCGCGGCCCGCGGCGGGCGAGCCTGCAGATCAAGCGGTTCGACCCGTGGTCGGTGCTGAAGCTGTCGCTGGTTCTCGGTGTCGCGCTGTTCTTCGTGTGGCTGGTGGCCGTCGGCGTGCTGTACACGGTGCTCGACGGCATGGGCGTGTGGGACAAGCTGAACGGCACCTACTCGTCCCTGGTGTCCGGCGAGGGCGCCGGCGTGACCAACGAACCGCTCATCAGCGCCGGCCGGGTGTTCGGCATCGCGGCCATCCTCGGCGCGATCAACATCGTGCTGCTCTCCGCGCTGGCCACTGTGAGCGCGTTCATCTACAACGTGTCCGCCGACCTGGCCGGAGGCCTAGAGGTGACCCTGTCGGAACGCGAGTAG
- a CDS encoding site-specific integrase, with translation MPRTRKRRGIPGSVTRRGNKWAFAFDGPADPLTGERNRIRKSGFESEDEAWEKMAEAQAKLREGQLTKPSKRTVAQFFEEWFPRMRNSIGSPTTANNYETLARAYVIPVIGKKRLQDIDAVTVTSLYEHLLNSGRRKRDTNGEMFRIWQEVTGRGDEISARELAREVGVTHDAAYKAMRRFRAGRTPTGETNGLSKKTVRSVHIMLRSAFADAVTWKYVPTNPVAAVKAPSPENRGHRTWTPTELRRFLTAVQSDRLYAMWLLLATTGMRRSEVAGLRLDGLDLDNGALAVRTTRVVTNGKVRQGFGKSRRSRRRLSLDKATVAALLTHVEMIQAEKATWADAYQDHGLVFCWEDGRPIYPDTITEWLARIADRLGLPHLTLHELRHTYATTALRAGVHPKIVSTRLGHATVAFTLDLYTADIPELDQAAAQEISNLFLGTPGFGTDAVEVTLEAA, from the coding sequence ATGCCACGTACCAGGAAGCGCCGCGGTATCCCCGGTTCGGTCACTCGACGCGGCAACAAGTGGGCGTTCGCGTTCGACGGTCCGGCGGACCCGCTGACCGGTGAACGGAACCGGATCCGGAAAAGCGGCTTCGAGTCCGAGGACGAGGCGTGGGAAAAGATGGCCGAGGCGCAGGCCAAACTGCGGGAGGGCCAGCTCACCAAGCCGTCGAAACGGACAGTCGCCCAGTTCTTCGAGGAGTGGTTCCCGAGGATGCGCAACAGCATCGGGTCACCGACGACGGCGAACAACTATGAGACCTTGGCTCGCGCGTACGTCATCCCGGTGATCGGTAAGAAGCGCCTCCAGGACATCGACGCAGTCACCGTGACCTCCCTCTACGAGCACCTGCTCAACAGCGGCCGGAGGAAGCGCGACACGAACGGAGAGATGTTCAGAATCTGGCAGGAGGTGACTGGCCGCGGTGATGAGATCAGCGCGCGGGAGCTAGCCCGGGAGGTCGGAGTGACGCACGACGCGGCCTACAAGGCGATGCGGAGGTTCCGCGCCGGACGCACGCCGACCGGCGAAACGAACGGCCTGAGCAAGAAGACGGTGCGTTCGGTCCACATCATGCTCAGGTCAGCCTTCGCCGATGCGGTGACCTGGAAGTACGTACCCACGAATCCCGTAGCGGCTGTCAAGGCTCCGTCCCCGGAGAATCGAGGCCACCGGACCTGGACCCCGACGGAGCTACGACGGTTCCTCACGGCCGTCCAGTCGGACCGCCTCTACGCGATGTGGCTGCTGCTGGCTACGACCGGAATGCGCCGCTCGGAAGTCGCCGGCCTCCGCTTGGACGGGCTGGACCTCGACAACGGGGCGCTTGCGGTGAGGACGACGAGGGTGGTCACGAACGGCAAAGTTCGACAGGGGTTTGGCAAGTCGCGCCGGAGCCGTCGTCGCCTCTCGCTGGACAAGGCGACAGTGGCCGCCTTGCTCACCCACGTGGAGATGATCCAGGCCGAGAAGGCGACCTGGGCCGACGCGTACCAGGACCACGGCCTGGTGTTCTGCTGGGAGGATGGGCGGCCGATCTACCCGGACACGATCACCGAGTGGCTGGCCCGTATCGCCGACCGGCTGGGGCTGCCGCACCTGACCCTGCATGAACTCAGGCACACCTACGCCACCACGGCGCTGCGGGCCGGGGTCCATCCCAAGATCGTCAGCACCCGGCTGGGTCACGCCACGGTCGCGTTCACCCTGGACCTCTACACCGCGGACATCCCGGAACTCGATCAGGCCGCAGCTCAGGAGATCAGCAACCTGTTCCTCGGTACGCCTGGCTTCGGGACAGATGCGGTGGAGGTCACACTAGAAGCCGCCTGA
- a CDS encoding helix-turn-helix domain-containing protein, whose translation MDTAGSVTTTAGQSLPPLIPLPTAAQLLGLSRASAYRYAAAGELPVRRFGRRVFVLRSGLAALLEVDESELPTIGEEAA comes from the coding sequence ATGGACACCGCAGGATCGGTAACCACGACGGCTGGTCAGTCCCTTCCGCCATTGATCCCGCTGCCGACCGCCGCCCAGCTCCTCGGGCTCAGCCGTGCGTCCGCATACCGGTACGCCGCTGCCGGTGAGCTGCCTGTGCGTCGCTTCGGCCGCCGGGTCTTCGTCCTGCGCTCTGGCCTCGCCGCGCTACTTGAAGTCGACGAGTCCGAGCTGCCCACGATTGGTGAGGAGGCCGCCTGA
- a CDS encoding DUF3631 domain-containing protein, which translates to MTANPGATLLAQLHDALTRYVVMPSEQATDAVVLWIAATHVQPAWAHAPRLVIRAPERRCGKSRLLDIVEATCHDPLITVNASPAAVYRSITPDPPVLLVDEADTIFGPKAGDNEDLRGLLNAGHQRGRPALRYDAATSKVVTIPTFAMAALAGIGAMPDTIEDRAVVVHMRRRASGEKTFPYRARRDREPLRALAQRLTEWLRGDMAVLERAEPAMPVEDRAADTWEPLVAVADHAGGDWPERARTAAVEMTREHNETGEISDRLRLLIDCRTAFADDLALPTAELLHRLRGLEESPWREFGPTGLTAMKLGSLLKEYGIRSATIRFPGSGQAKGYQRADFADAWSRYAPDLDTSGGGEPSQPYQPHNPSSDPVRLDEWYGSSRTSKKAVPPLTSKNEAGTAGTATPLKVVGNNA; encoded by the coding sequence ATGACCGCCAACCCCGGAGCGACACTGCTCGCCCAGCTCCACGACGCCCTGACCCGCTACGTGGTCATGCCCTCCGAACAGGCCACCGACGCTGTCGTCCTCTGGATCGCCGCCACCCACGTCCAACCCGCCTGGGCACACGCCCCGCGGCTGGTGATCCGGGCACCGGAGCGGCGGTGCGGCAAGTCGCGGCTGCTCGACATCGTGGAGGCCACCTGCCACGACCCGCTGATCACGGTCAACGCCAGCCCGGCCGCGGTGTACCGCTCGATCACCCCGGACCCGCCGGTGCTGCTGGTGGACGAGGCCGACACCATCTTCGGCCCCAAGGCCGGGGACAACGAGGACCTGCGGGGGCTGCTCAACGCCGGACACCAGCGCGGCCGGCCAGCGCTGCGCTACGACGCCGCCACCTCCAAGGTCGTGACCATCCCCACGTTCGCGATGGCCGCGCTCGCCGGGATCGGGGCGATGCCCGACACCATCGAGGACCGCGCCGTGGTCGTGCACATGCGCCGCCGCGCCTCCGGGGAGAAGACCTTCCCCTACCGCGCTCGCCGCGACCGGGAACCGCTCCGGGCGCTCGCGCAGCGGCTCACCGAGTGGCTGCGCGGCGACATGGCCGTCCTCGAGCGCGCCGAACCGGCCATGCCCGTTGAGGACCGGGCCGCCGACACGTGGGAGCCGCTGGTGGCCGTCGCCGACCACGCCGGGGGCGACTGGCCCGAACGTGCCCGCACCGCCGCCGTGGAGATGACCCGGGAGCACAACGAGACCGGGGAAATCTCCGACCGGCTGCGGCTGCTCATCGACTGCCGCACCGCCTTCGCCGACGACCTCGCCCTGCCCACCGCCGAGCTGCTGCACCGCCTGCGCGGGCTGGAGGAGTCCCCGTGGCGGGAGTTCGGTCCGACCGGGCTCACCGCCATGAAACTCGGGTCGCTGCTCAAGGAGTACGGCATCCGCTCGGCCACCATCCGCTTCCCCGGCAGCGGGCAGGCCAAGGGCTACCAGCGCGCCGACTTCGCCGACGCCTGGAGCCGCTACGCACCCGATCTCGACACGTCCGGAGGGGGTGAGCCGTCCCAGCCGTACCAGCCTCATAACCCCAGCTCAGACCCGGTACGGCTTGACGAGTGGTACGGCTCAAGCCGTACCAGCAAAAAAGCCGTACCGCCCCTGACCAGCAAAAACGAGGCTGGTACGGCTGGGACGGCAACCCCCCTCAAAGTCGTCGGCAACAACGCCTGA
- a CDS encoding FtsK/SpoIIIE domain-containing protein — MTQQHEQEELARVHYLPTHRADTTPTPAETEVVEGELISEEEYQRLFTQRGQAIERYKGYRRDLVTAGRAVKTVAFHDRTKTLVKATGRHVFGYPIAGAGVVLKRWRDTHGASRYERQMLAAELEGDHERLLEWEARDVAEKQRRHQRVMDWVAAPGQWIKAGALGIVGVAGFLLVLGMILAVSSGHIADVIGPISAVVDAIAFAVWFVVTYGVFLLAGGTAAGFYYLHYQGRKHVELPGWLRSAPAAAGGPETAVDESVIMNALRNLGHPALNKKLKEGWGTAITPTWVQPPLPVGHGWEFVLRLPSGVPATSINARKTVLAHNLGRRPEEVWVEVDDNDPMAMKCLVLDPGSLRKPVPDYPLLDGGQTDFWTGFPVGIDARWNPVETPVFERNFVKAGIMGSGKSTLVQTELAGAVLDPLVDIDVFCFAENNDYEWLRPVASIISMGDTAENVQACMDHIHALHDSLAERGRLLREYGISAVTREAAEKDDRLRPRIVVIDECQSFFRQDKPEDRREVVNLVVRFFSAARKYGIVLNFATPTPSDQSLPRDLVAVTTNKACFAIGDKARNNVVLGEKAYENGLSALELKPAVKKGGKIVALNDVGTSVTVGYMDTPGLLRSYNLTDQQKAAIVTRGVELRGGRVHRAAIEQPQQRDLLADVAAVLEPGEDKVPATDVCSRLRKLAPDYRPYLSLKAEGLRDQLAEHGCKVTKVSVLMVFTERVHQALAAREGGNG, encoded by the coding sequence GTGACCCAGCAGCACGAGCAGGAGGAGTTGGCGCGGGTGCACTACCTGCCCACCCACCGCGCCGACACCACCCCGACCCCTGCCGAGACCGAGGTGGTGGAGGGGGAGCTGATCTCCGAGGAGGAGTACCAGCGGCTGTTCACCCAGCGCGGGCAGGCGATCGAGCGCTACAAGGGCTACCGGCGCGACCTGGTCACCGCCGGGCGGGCGGTGAAGACCGTCGCCTTCCACGACCGCACCAAGACCCTCGTGAAGGCCACCGGGCGGCACGTGTTCGGCTACCCGATCGCCGGGGCCGGGGTGGTGCTCAAGCGGTGGCGCGACACCCACGGCGCGTCCCGCTACGAGCGGCAGATGCTCGCCGCGGAGCTGGAGGGCGACCACGAGCGGCTGCTGGAGTGGGAGGCCCGCGACGTGGCGGAGAAGCAGCGCCGCCACCAGCGGGTGATGGACTGGGTCGCCGCGCCCGGGCAGTGGATTAAGGCCGGGGCGCTCGGGATCGTCGGTGTGGCCGGGTTCCTGCTGGTCCTCGGGATGATCCTGGCGGTCAGCTCCGGGCACATCGCCGACGTGATCGGCCCGATCAGCGCAGTGGTGGACGCGATCGCGTTCGCGGTGTGGTTCGTGGTCACCTACGGGGTGTTCCTGCTGGCCGGGGGCACCGCGGCCGGGTTCTACTACCTGCACTACCAGGGCCGCAAGCATGTCGAGCTGCCCGGCTGGCTGCGCTCGGCCCCGGCCGCCGCGGGCGGCCCGGAGACGGCGGTGGACGAGTCGGTGATCATGAACGCGCTGCGCAACCTGGGCCACCCGGCGCTGAACAAGAAGCTCAAGGAGGGCTGGGGCACCGCGATCACCCCGACCTGGGTGCAGCCGCCGCTGCCGGTCGGGCACGGCTGGGAGTTCGTGCTTCGGCTTCCGTCCGGGGTGCCCGCGACCAGCATCAACGCCCGCAAGACCGTGCTGGCGCACAACCTCGGGCGACGCCCGGAGGAGGTGTGGGTCGAGGTCGACGACAACGACCCGATGGCGATGAAGTGCCTGGTCCTGGACCCGGGGTCGCTGCGGAAGCCGGTGCCGGACTACCCGCTGCTCGACGGCGGACAGACCGACTTCTGGACCGGGTTCCCGGTCGGCATCGACGCCCGCTGGAACCCCGTGGAAACGCCGGTGTTCGAGCGCAACTTCGTCAAGGCCGGGATCATGGGCTCCGGTAAGTCCACGCTGGTCCAGACCGAGCTGGCCGGGGCGGTGCTCGACCCGCTGGTGGACATCGACGTGTTCTGCTTCGCCGAGAACAACGACTACGAATGGCTGCGCCCAGTCGCCTCGATCATCTCCATGGGCGACACCGCCGAGAACGTCCAGGCGTGCATGGACCACATCCACGCCCTGCACGACTCCCTCGCCGAGCGGGGCCGGCTGCTGCGCGAGTACGGCATCAGCGCCGTCACCCGCGAAGCCGCGGAGAAGGACGACCGGCTGCGGCCCCGGATCGTGGTCATCGACGAGTGCCAGAGCTTCTTCCGGCAGGACAAGCCCGAAGACCGGCGCGAGGTGGTCAACCTGGTCGTGCGGTTCTTCTCCGCCGCCCGCAAGTACGGGATCGTGCTGAACTTCGCCACCCCGACCCCCTCGGACCAGTCCCTGCCGCGGGACCTGGTCGCGGTCACCACCAACAAGGCGTGCTTCGCCATCGGTGACAAGGCCCGCAACAACGTCGTGCTCGGGGAGAAGGCGTACGAGAACGGGCTCTCGGCGCTGGAACTCAAGCCCGCGGTGAAGAAGGGCGGCAAGATCGTGGCCCTCAACGACGTGGGCACCTCGGTCACCGTCGGGTACATGGACACCCCCGGCCTGCTGCGCTCCTACAACCTCACCGACCAGCAGAAGGCCGCGATCGTCACCCGCGGAGTCGAGCTGCGCGGCGGCCGGGTCCACCGCGCCGCGATCGAGCAGCCGCAGCAGCGTGACCTGCTCGCCGACGTAGCCGCCGTGCTGGAGCCCGGGGAGGACAAAGTGCCGGCCACCGACGTCTGCTCCCGGCTGCGCAAGCTGGCCCCCGACTACCGCCCCTACCTCAGCCTCAAGGCCGAAGGGCTGCGCGACCAGCTCGCCGAGCACGGCTGCAAGGTCACCAAGGTCAGCGTCCTCATGGTGTTCACCGAGCGTGTCCACCAGGCGCTCGCTGCCCGCGAGGGAGGGAACGGCTGA
- a CDS encoding winged helix-turn-helix domain-containing protein — MTREDIAGQLRERILAGDLKPGERLPSTRELVAQHGGSRTTANQALRLLAAEGLVALREKSAAVVLAPEDAGKTPESRLAEARTELLELRDEVRTIRHQFEDLERRLSAALGRLGS, encoded by the coding sequence GTGACCAGGGAAGACATCGCCGGTCAGCTACGTGAGCGCATCCTTGCGGGTGATCTCAAGCCGGGGGAGCGGTTGCCCAGCACTCGCGAGCTGGTCGCGCAGCACGGCGGTTCTCGCACCACGGCGAATCAGGCACTTCGGCTGCTCGCTGCGGAAGGTCTTGTCGCCCTGAGGGAGAAGAGTGCCGCGGTTGTGCTCGCTCCCGAGGATGCTGGGAAGACGCCAGAGTCCCGGCTTGCTGAAGCTCGGACTGAGCTGCTGGAACTTCGCGACGAAGTCCGCACGATCAGGCACCAGTTCGAAGACCTGGAGCGTCGGTTGTCTGCTGCCTTGGGGCGTCTCGGCTCGTGA